CGATTGTGTTCCGGTTGAACCGCAAGATCGGGCCGTCCGCCATGGCGAACAGGAGGGGATGCCCGATTTTCTCGCGCTGGGCGGAAGCTTCGCGTTTGAACGTATCAACGCTTCGCTTCTCCTGTCGCTTATGCCCGGTCTCATCTACGTGCCGGCAGCGGAGAAGAGGGCATCCCGGCTGGCGCGGCTGATCGAGCTGCTGTCTGAGGAATGCGCAGGCGAAGATCCGGGCAAGGAACTGATCATCCGGCGCATGCTGGAGGTTCTTCTGGTTGAAGCGCTGCGCCGGCCAGACGCTGGCAATGTGGCAATTCCTGCAGGACTGGTGAAGGGAATGCGTTTGCCGGGGCTTGCGCGCGCCTTATCGGCCATGCATGCGGATGTCCGTGCAAGCTGGACGGTTGCGGAATTGGCGGGCATCGCCGGTATGTCGCGCTCGGCATTTTCGGCGCGCTTCCTTGAAATGGTGGGCTGCGCGCCCATCGAATATCTGGCCCGGTGGCGGATGGCGCTTGCCAGAGATTCCCTCATTCGTGGCGTAAAATCGCTCGATCATATCGCCGATGAAATCGGTTATGAATCCGCCAGCGCATTCAGCACCGCTTTCCGTAGGAGAATGGGGATTGCGCCGGGAAGCTTTGCCCGGGCGAATGACAGACGCGGGCAGCAGGTAAGTTTTCTCTAGCAGTTGCCTGTCATGGCGATGAGGTCACCAGGATTATCGTAAGGGAGGGCGGAACAGGCGCGTTCGCTCCACAGGTGCAGACAGCCGGCAACTTAATCCGTTACTGGGTAGGAAGGCTGCCGTCTAACAGCGACTAAGCCCATCCCTTAAGCGCGCGGCCGGAATAATAGCTCGGCGTTGTGGCGCGGTAGATCGGTATGCTGGCGGCGCCGAGATGGGGTAGGTCGCTCATCATCGATTTGCGTATTTCCGGGGGCTCGACGAAAAAATCCTCGCCCAGCATTTCCAACGAACCGATGCGCTGCACGATATGTTCAAGAATCCAGTCGGGTAGCGATCCGCCAAAAATGATGGCACCGGGGTCGATCGTTCGGGCAACGGTCAGCGCGAGCAAGCGAAGCTGATCCGTTGCCCTTTCAAGCCAGGCAACCACGGCCGGATGATCCGAATAGCTTTCATCGATATCCTTCAAACGCCTGATATCCATGCCGTGAACGGCCAGCGTGTCGCAAAGGTCCTGTCCCGAAGGACGCGGATGGGATTTTGGAAACAGACCGCCAAACTCACCGGCATTGCCGTTCGTCCCGCGATAGAGATGGCGCTGCACCACCACCGCACCGCCTATGCCGTACGTCAGCCAGATCATCGCAAAATTGCGGATGCTTCGGCCTGCGCCGTAATACAGCTCCGAGAGAATAACGGTATTGCCGTCGTTTTCGTGAAAGACTGGAAAGTCGAAATAGGGCTGGAAGTCCTTGTCGACATCGATGTCATGCCAGCTCTCGAATTGCCTGATGCGGAAGACATGGCCACGGTCTCGTTTGAAGTGGCCCGGAAAGCTGATGCCGCAGCCAAGCACATCTTTTTTTTTGACCTTTGCTTTTTCAAGCACCTGGCGTGCGGCGGCCTTCGCCGTCTCCATGATGTGCTCGAAGCTGTAGTCTTCCAAGTCAGATCTGACTTCGTGCCGTATCGTGCCATTGAGATCTGCGATGCAGACCCGCAAGTCATCTGGATTGAAGTAGACTCCGAGTGTGAAAAGGCCGTTCGGATTGATCTCGATGGCGGTAGACGGTTTACCGCGCTTGCCGTCGTTGCGTGCTTCCTCAGCCTCGACGACGAGGCCGGATTCAAGAAGGCTGGATGTCAGACGCGTGAGCGTCGGTGCCGACACGTCCATCTCGCGCGCC
This is a stretch of genomic DNA from Agrobacterium fabrum str. C58. It encodes these proteins:
- a CDS encoding ROK family transcriptional regulator, with the protein product MIDLGYNERRLLEILRGKGGMSRIELAREMDVSAPTLTRLTSSLLESGLVVEAEEARNDGKRGKPSTAIEINPNGLFTLGVYFNPDDLRVCIADLNGTIRHEVRSDLEDYSFEHIMETAKAAARQVLEKAKVKKKDVLGCGISFPGHFKRDRGHVFRIRQFESWHDIDVDKDFQPYFDFPVFHENDGNTVILSELYYGAGRSIRNFAMIWLTYGIGGAVVVQRHLYRGTNGNAGEFGGLFPKSHPRPSGQDLCDTLAVHGMDIRRLKDIDESYSDHPAVVAWLERATDQLRLLALTVARTIDPGAIIFGGSLPDWILEHIVQRIGSLEMLGEDFFVEPPEIRKSMMSDLPHLGAASIPIYRATTPSYYSGRALKGWA
- a CDS encoding AraC family transcriptional regulator, coding for MDPLSDIVDLLRPSAAVSKPISGKGRWGVRYRAHDAPGFALVLAGAAWVMIEGRDPLRLGRGDFLLLPTTPAFSLCSETGVDCVPVEPQDRAVRHGEQEGMPDFLALGGSFAFERINASLLLSLMPGLIYVPAAEKRASRLARLIELLSEECAGEDPGKELIIRRMLEVLLVEALRRPDAGNVAIPAGLVKGMRLPGLARALSAMHADVRASWTVAELAGIAGMSRSAFSARFLEMVGCAPIEYLARWRMALARDSLIRGVKSLDHIADEIGYESASAFSTAFRRRMGIAPGSFARANDRRGQQVSFL